A single genomic interval of Larus michahellis unplaced genomic scaffold, bLarMic1.1 SCAFFOLD_255, whole genome shotgun sequence harbors:
- the LOC141737138 gene encoding uncharacterized protein LOC141737138 isoform X4 — protein sequence MVCYACGFILTASQDWRARPATWHCFTLFQFIVVSAAVVEAPANHHKKAAEQQSIRKGTAGHPEKLLQWRAKFSLPVLPSQSPGRRQQDLGEKTSARRSGSSLQSRRNQKSSGKSSCSKRRQNWQCGKPGLQGRTKSHSRPSALEALRFPTLQPSPGERRPGRGGGRLETLSQQRRRRQQQPRWTDSSLTPFPHEPPRSSEGWNHSKHRGPYTSTSLRTRGGVNSSRGSFPGNCLQKGMVLSPAAGPLPPLRAALGERRDFSGSPCETEADFGGWLCAGPP from the exons ATGGTATGCTATGCATGCGGTTTTATTTTGACTGCGTCACAGGACTGGAGAGCAAGGCCAGCCACATGGCACTGCTTCACACT TTTTCAGTTCATTGTGGTCAGCGCCGCGGTGGTCGAGGCTCCCGCCAACCATCACAAGAaggctgcagaacagcagagcaTCAGAAAAG gtACAGCGGGGCAtcctgagaagctgctgcagtgGCGGGCAAAGTTTTCCCTCCCTGTGCTGCCAAGCCAGAgtccaggcagaaggcagcaagaccTGGGGGAGAAGACTTCTGCCAG gagatctggcagctctctgcagagtAGGAGAAATCAAAAATCCAGTGGGAAGAGTAGCTGCAGCAAGCGAAGGCAGAATTGGCAGTGTGGGAAGCCTGGTCTGCAGGGGAGGACCAAAAGCCACTCCAG GCCCTCGGCACTGGAGGCACTTCGATtccccaccctccagcccagcccaggagaaaggaggccaggcaggggtggaggaaggctggaaaccctctcccagcagaggagacggcggcagcagcagcccagatggACAGACTCCAGCCTGA CCCCCTTTCCCCATGAGCCGCCCAGGTCCTCAGAAGGCTGGAACCACAGCAAGCACAGAGGACCATATACAAGCACGTCACTGAGAACAAGAGGTGGCGtcaacagcagcagaggcagcttcCCTGGTAACTGTCTCCAAAAAGGGATGgtgctttccccggctgcagggcCCTTGCCTCCActgagggcagccctgggggaaaGAAGGGATTTTTCTGGCAGCCCTTGTGAGACAGaagcagattttggaggctggctttGTGCTGGACCTCCCTGA
- the LOC141737138 gene encoding uncharacterized protein LOC141737138 isoform X2, with the protein MLKCLWEAYGRVSNLITVGQPGCGRAVTRLSPCSPPLTSASGKKVSSEVLGPCPTKSLAVLYCAVSGFALQLLQSRARANVHGGEFGRGLLRSGFLLEQDTVPTSFGIQEKTALGSFLQLCATLRRLWVPCAVVSSGATTARGMQAAPDHAFPSFQFIVVSAAVVEAPANHHKKAAEQQSIRKGTAGHPEKLLQWRAKFSLPVLPSQSPGRRQQDLGEKTSARRSGSSLQSRRNQKSSGKSSCSKRRQNWQCGKPGLQGRTKSHSRPSALEALRFPTLQPSPGERRPGRGGGRLETLSQQRRRRQQQPRWTDSSLTPFPHEPPRSSEGWNHSKHRGPYTSTSLRTRGGVNSSRGSFPALDAGIAAEGKVPGVVAIAVAVSQGAGRLLSC; encoded by the exons ATGCTTAAGTGTCTTTGGGAAGCCTATGGAAGGGTGAGTAACCTGATCAccgttggccagcctggatgTGGCAGGGCAGTGACACGCCTTTCCCCATGCTCACCCCCACTGACTTCTGCCTCGGGAAAGAAAGTTTCTTCTGAGGTTCTGGGTCCTTGCCCTACGAAAAGCCTGGCAGTGTTATATTGCGCAGTCTCGgggtttgctctgcagcttctccagagcagagcaagggctAATGTTCACGGAGGAGAGTTTGGGAGAGGGCTGTTGAGAAGTGGCTTTCTTTTGGAGCAGGACACAGTGCCCACTTCCTTTGGGATCCAAGAGAAAACTGCCTTGGGAAGCTTCTTACAGCTCTGTGCCACTTTGCGGAGGCTGTGGGTGCCATGTGCAGTGGTCTCCAGTGGAGCGACCACCGCTCGGGGGATGCAGGCTGCTCCTGACCATGCGTTCCCAAG TTTTCAGTTCATTGTGGTCAGCGCCGCGGTGGTCGAGGCTCCCGCCAACCATCACAAGAaggctgcagaacagcagagcaTCAGAAAAG gtACAGCGGGGCAtcctgagaagctgctgcagtgGCGGGCAAAGTTTTCCCTCCCTGTGCTGCCAAGCCAGAgtccaggcagaaggcagcaagaccTGGGGGAGAAGACTTCTGCCAG gagatctggcagctctctgcagagtAGGAGAAATCAAAAATCCAGTGGGAAGAGTAGCTGCAGCAAGCGAAGGCAGAATTGGCAGTGTGGGAAGCCTGGTCTGCAGGGGAGGACCAAAAGCCACTCCAG GCCCTCGGCACTGGAGGCACTTCGATtccccaccctccagcccagcccaggagaaaggaggccaggcaggggtggaggaaggctggaaaccctctcccagcagaggagacggcggcagcagcagcccagatggACAGACTCCAGCCTGA CCCCCTTTCCCCATGAGCCGCCCAGGTCCTCAGAAGGCTGGAACCACAGCAAGCACAGAGGACCATATACAAGCACGTCACTGAGAACAAGAGGTGGCGtcaacagcagcagaggcagcttcCCTG cACTAGATGCTGGTATcgcagcagaggggaaggtgccGGGAGTGGTGGCTATAGCAGTGGCTGTTAGCCAAGGGGCTGGGAGGCTTCTCAGCTGCTGA
- the LOC141737138 gene encoding uncharacterized protein LOC141737138 isoform X1, which produces MLKCLWEAYGRVSNLITVGQPGCGRAVTRLSPCSPPLTSASGKKVSSEVLGPCPTKSLAVLYCAVSGFALQLLQSRARANVHGGEFGRGLLRSGFLLEQDTVPTSFGIQEKTALGSFLQLCATLRRLWVPCAVVSSGATTARGMQAAPDHAFPSFQFIVVSAAVVEAPANHHKKAAEQQSIRKGTAGHPEKLLQWRAKFSLPVLPSQSPGRRQQDLGEKTSARRSGSSLQSRRNQKSSGKSSCSKRRQNWQCGKPGLQGRTKSHSRPSALEALRFPTLQPSPGERRPGRGGGRLETLSQQRRRRQQQPRWTDSSLTPFPHEPPRSSEGWNHSKHRGPYTSTSLRTRGGVNSSRGSFPGNCLQKGMVLSPAAGPLPPLRAALGERRDFSGSPCETEADFGGWLCAGPP; this is translated from the exons ATGCTTAAGTGTCTTTGGGAAGCCTATGGAAGGGTGAGTAACCTGATCAccgttggccagcctggatgTGGCAGGGCAGTGACACGCCTTTCCCCATGCTCACCCCCACTGACTTCTGCCTCGGGAAAGAAAGTTTCTTCTGAGGTTCTGGGTCCTTGCCCTACGAAAAGCCTGGCAGTGTTATATTGCGCAGTCTCGgggtttgctctgcagcttctccagagcagagcaagggctAATGTTCACGGAGGAGAGTTTGGGAGAGGGCTGTTGAGAAGTGGCTTTCTTTTGGAGCAGGACACAGTGCCCACTTCCTTTGGGATCCAAGAGAAAACTGCCTTGGGAAGCTTCTTACAGCTCTGTGCCACTTTGCGGAGGCTGTGGGTGCCATGTGCAGTGGTCTCCAGTGGAGCGACCACCGCTCGGGGGATGCAGGCTGCTCCTGACCATGCGTTCCCAAG TTTTCAGTTCATTGTGGTCAGCGCCGCGGTGGTCGAGGCTCCCGCCAACCATCACAAGAaggctgcagaacagcagagcaTCAGAAAAG gtACAGCGGGGCAtcctgagaagctgctgcagtgGCGGGCAAAGTTTTCCCTCCCTGTGCTGCCAAGCCAGAgtccaggcagaaggcagcaagaccTGGGGGAGAAGACTTCTGCCAG gagatctggcagctctctgcagagtAGGAGAAATCAAAAATCCAGTGGGAAGAGTAGCTGCAGCAAGCGAAGGCAGAATTGGCAGTGTGGGAAGCCTGGTCTGCAGGGGAGGACCAAAAGCCACTCCAG GCCCTCGGCACTGGAGGCACTTCGATtccccaccctccagcccagcccaggagaaaggaggccaggcaggggtggaggaaggctggaaaccctctcccagcagaggagacggcggcagcagcagcccagatggACAGACTCCAGCCTGA CCCCCTTTCCCCATGAGCCGCCCAGGTCCTCAGAAGGCTGGAACCACAGCAAGCACAGAGGACCATATACAAGCACGTCACTGAGAACAAGAGGTGGCGtcaacagcagcagaggcagcttcCCTGGTAACTGTCTCCAAAAAGGGATGgtgctttccccggctgcagggcCCTTGCCTCCActgagggcagccctgggggaaaGAAGGGATTTTTCTGGCAGCCCTTGTGAGACAGaagcagattttggaggctggctttGTGCTGGACCTCCCTGA
- the LOC141737135 gene encoding LOW QUALITY PROTEIN: sperm acrosome membrane-associated protein 6-like (The sequence of the model RefSeq protein was modified relative to this genomic sequence to represent the inferred CDS: substituted 1 base at 1 genomic stop codon) yields the protein MRYWEPLLQPTHLRGPMCLGIWVLCSGAKGWRWIPLKLVLAPWLPGAHPCLLCFGPPIQWAWLCHDITGSPAKDPRHQHCLEALVQAAVPLTSVVVGSEQHEALREIIMDALHFLEKQRDMKSFEVSLQEAVNIIWVKLSQLEEAPACVPPCGYQPAARVFQCATCRLVDCQFPLDCPVQDTWAHAEEAITLHCDVPFATPPNLPITWMFAKDLRTQDLALFEELQGSAEGPLSLTLQHPTPGTIACHLGVLSEPLVRKYFYLNVSEGNVKADQGLQAQFKAVLLWPHGTTPLHHMVSLGLGLALGSMALVLLLMXVLLTWDGAGKAKAGLELDLARGVKGSKKDFYNYINKRYTRENVGLLLNPCSEALVTQDMGKAKVLNEFFTGIFTGKTILWESQAQEISGKSEATKWTGPENADQWHKVQLDISDQWCSPGVNPGVTYLQGLCMGGSRDSLIVRAGRCQHA from the exons ATGAGGTACTGGGagccccttctccagcccacGCACCTGAGGGGACCCATGTGTCTGG gcatctgggtgctATGCTCTGGGGCCAAGGGGTGGCGGTGGATTCCTCTGAAGCTGGTGCTGGCCC CATGGCTCCCTGGGGCgcacccctgcctgctctgctttgGACCCCCCATTCAGTGGGCATGGCTCTGCCATGACATTACTGGGTCCCCTGCCAAGGACCCCCGACATCAACACTGCCTTGAGGCCCTCGTCCAGGCTGCTGTGCCACTCACCTCTGTCGTTGTGG GGTCAGAGCAGCACGAGGCACTTCGGGAAATCATCATGGATGCCCTGCATTTTCTGGAGAAGCAGAGGGACATGA AGTCCTTTGAAGTGTCTCTGCAGGAAGCCGTGAACATAATCTGGGTGAAGCTGAGCCAGCTGGAGGAAG ctccagcctgtGTCCCGCCCTGTG GGTACCAGCCAGCTGCCCGTGTCTTCCAGTGTGCTACCTGCCGCCTTGTGGACTGCCAGTTTCCCCTGGACTGCCCAG TGCAGGATACGTGGGCCCACGCGGAGGAAGCCATCACGCTGCACTGCGATGTGCCCTTTGCCACCCCCCCGAACCTGCCCATTACCTGGATGTTTGCCAAGGAT CTGCGCACACAGGATCTGGCGCTGTTTGAGGAGCTGCAGGGGAGTGCAGAGGGACCTCTCAGTCTGACCCTCCAGCACCCCACTCCAGGAACCATCGCCTGTCACctgggggtcctttctgagccctTGGTCCGCAAGTACTTCTACCTCAATG TATCAGAGGGAAACGTGAAAGCAGATCAGGGACTCCAGGCTCAGTTCAAAGCTGTGCTGCTCTGGCCCCATGGCACGACCCCCCTGCACCACATGGTgtcgctggggctggggctggcacttGGCTCGATGGCGCTCGTGCTGCTGCTGATGTGAGTCCTCCTGACATG ggatggggctgggaaagCCAAGGCTGGCCTGGAGTTAGATCTGGCAAGAGGTGTGAAGGGCAGCAAGAAAGATTTCTACAACTACATAAACAAAAGGTATACTAGGGAAAACGTGGGTCTGCTGCTGAATCCCTGTTCAGAGGCTCTGGTGACACAGGACATGGGAAAGGCCAAGGTACTCAATGAGTTCTTCACTGGTATATTTACTGGGAAGACCATCCTTTGGGAATCCCAGGCACAAGAGATCAGCGGAAAGTCTGAAGCAA CCAAATGGACAGGCCCAGAGAATgctgatcagtggcacaaagtccagttggaCATCAGTGACCAGTGGTGTTCTCCAGGAGTCAATCCTGGGGTCACCTATCTGCAAG GGCTCTGCATGGGTGGTTCCAGAGATTCCCTGATTGTGAGGGCTGGCCGATGCCAGCACGCTTGA
- the LOC141737138 gene encoding uncharacterized protein LOC141737138 isoform X3, with the protein MSHLLPAAHGGGLCARHHTPVLFPTEERAAPFLRLQGHWRSVLPRCFQFIVVSAAVVEAPANHHKKAAEQQSIRKGTAGHPEKLLQWRAKFSLPVLPSQSPGRRQQDLGEKTSARRSGSSLQSRRNQKSSGKSSCSKRRQNWQCGKPGLQGRTKSHSRPSALEALRFPTLQPSPGERRPGRGGGRLETLSQQRRRRQQQPRWTDSSLTPFPHEPPRSSEGWNHSKHRGPYTSTSLRTRGGVNSSRGSFPGNCLQKGMVLSPAAGPLPPLRAALGERRDFSGSPCETEADFGGWLCAGPP; encoded by the exons ATGAGCCACCTCCTTCCTGCGGCACATGGTGGAGGACTGTGTGCGAGACACCATACTCCTGTACTCTTTCCAACTGAGGAACGGGCAGCACCTTTCCTTCGCCTTCAAGGACATTGGCGTTCTGTCCTGCCAAGATG TTTTCAGTTCATTGTGGTCAGCGCCGCGGTGGTCGAGGCTCCCGCCAACCATCACAAGAaggctgcagaacagcagagcaTCAGAAAAG gtACAGCGGGGCAtcctgagaagctgctgcagtgGCGGGCAAAGTTTTCCCTCCCTGTGCTGCCAAGCCAGAgtccaggcagaaggcagcaagaccTGGGGGAGAAGACTTCTGCCAG gagatctggcagctctctgcagagtAGGAGAAATCAAAAATCCAGTGGGAAGAGTAGCTGCAGCAAGCGAAGGCAGAATTGGCAGTGTGGGAAGCCTGGTCTGCAGGGGAGGACCAAAAGCCACTCCAG GCCCTCGGCACTGGAGGCACTTCGATtccccaccctccagcccagcccaggagaaaggaggccaggcaggggtggaggaaggctggaaaccctctcccagcagaggagacggcggcagcagcagcccagatggACAGACTCCAGCCTGA CCCCCTTTCCCCATGAGCCGCCCAGGTCCTCAGAAGGCTGGAACCACAGCAAGCACAGAGGACCATATACAAGCACGTCACTGAGAACAAGAGGTGGCGtcaacagcagcagaggcagcttcCCTGGTAACTGTCTCCAAAAAGGGATGgtgctttccccggctgcagggcCCTTGCCTCCActgagggcagccctgggggaaaGAAGGGATTTTTCTGGCAGCCCTTGTGAGACAGaagcagattttggaggctggctttGTGCTGGACCTCCCTGA